AAAAGTGGTATTTCAGACGAAAGGTTGGCCTTAACAAACTCCTTGATCTCCTGGCTTAGCCGGTTGGAGGGAGTGTAGCCCTGTTCCACGGTAACGAAGGCCTTGATATAAGGCTGGATGGGCCTGGATATCATGGAAATAACAGCCGCTTCACTGACAGCAGGATGATGGCAAAGAACCTGCTCGACCTCGAACGGACCAACCAGCTTGTCTCCAACCTTTACCAGATCATCATTACGGCCCTGGTGAAAAAAATAGCCATCCTCGTCTCTTACGGCCAGATCCCCGGTGAGAAACCAACCTTTGAATCGGAGGTATTTGTTAAACCTCTTTTCATTGCGCCAGATACCGGTCATCATCGCAGGCCAGTCCAATTTAAAGGCCAGCTCGCCCATGGTTAAGATGGGCAATGGTTCCCCATCGTCAGAAACGATCACCGCCTCAACCCCTGGCACGGGTCTGCCCATAGAACCCGGTTTACATTCAAGGGAGGGGAAATTGGCCAGACAGATCATCCCTGTCTCAGCCATCCACCAGTTTTCATGGGGAGAAAGCTTGAGGTTCTTTTTAACCCAGAAGAAATATTCCGGAGCCAGGGACCTGCCTCCAGTGGCAATATGACGCAGCGCGGACAGGTCGTAACGATCGGGCAGGTCTTCGCCGGCTTCCACGAGGCCCTTAATGCGCTGCGGAGTGGTATACCAGACCGATACATGATGACGCTCCAGGGTCCGGTACCAGGTGGAAGCTGAAAACGGATCACCTTGAACCACTGAAGTGACACCGCACAGCCAGGGACAAAATACACTATAGACTGTTCCTGTCACCCAGGCAGGATCGCCGTCAGTCCACAACACACTGTCCTCTGTCAGGTCAAGCACATCCCGGCCTGTCACCATGTGCCCCACCATGTCGCGATGGGCATGGACCATAGCATTGGGCGGTCCGGCCGCCCCGGATGTATAGATAAGATAGAGCGGTGCATCGGCCGGGAGCCATCTGGGAGGACACTCATTTTCAAAACGTTGAAGGTGGTCTTTCAGGATGATCTCCTGAGGGAAGTGGCCAAGGGCTGGACCTTCGGTTAAATAAACATATTCCACACCCTCCATGGCATCGTCTGGCAACCTTTCAGCCAGATCAGGATGCGTGAGAATCGCCCGCGGCTCTGCGTTTCTTAAACGAACTTCCAGTTCGGCATAGTTAAAAGTTGAATAAAGAGGAGAAAAAATCACTCCCAAACGGGCGCAGGCCAGCATGGCTATATATATCTCCGCACACATGGGCAGGAAAATGAAAAACCGATCTCCTGCCTCAAGGCCATGTTCGATCATCAAATTGGCCAGTTGACTGGATTTTTCCTTAAGGTCTTGATAGGTGAAATACTGAACCTGCCCGGCGTTCTCAAAGATCAGCGCATTCCGGTCCCGTTTGTCAGGGTCCTCGGTCCACCTGTCAATGGCCTCGTATACGATGTTGATCTTCCCGGTCTTGTGCCAAGAAAAATACTTCTCTTCCTCCTTCCAGGAAAAAGTCCGATAAGCCAGCTCATAATTTTTAAGGTTCGCATCGGGATTTTGGGCTGCTATTCTGGCCTTCATAACATTCTCCGATTCTTACTGGTTTCCTGCCTTATGCTCCTATCTGCCCACACCCCGTACTCGGCGTGAATCCGGGCGGCCTTGGTCACGAGCTCTTCTCCCTGGGGTGTGAATGGATGCGGGAGTTCAGCCCTGGGTTCTTCGGCGATCAAAGCCCTCAGAACTTCCCGAACCGAACCGGCCAAGGCCTTCAGGTCGTAGCCGCCTTCAAGGGCCAAGAGAATGGGAGGATCCCCCACCTCAGCCGCTAAATCCATGATCAATTGAGTTAGCCAACCGTATCCCTGCTCGGTAAAGTCGGTTCGGCCGAGAGGGTCATCGCGGTGGCCGTCAAAACCCGCGGCAACGAGGATGATCTGAGGTCGGTAATTCCTGATAATAGGACCGAGAATATCCCGGTAACAGTGAAGGATGTCCTCATCTCCCAGGTTTTTAAACAGGGGGACATTAACCGTGTATCCAAGTCCCGGCCCCTGGCCAGCATCTTCCCAAGCGCCGGTCTGAGGAAAAGTGAAAACATAGTGTGAGGAAAAATAAAAAATTTCTTTCTGATTGTAAAACAGGCGCTGCAAGGCGTTACCATGATGAATGTCCCAATCCACGATCAGAATGCGGTCCAATCCATAAACGCAAAGGGCTTGGAGGGCCGTGACTCCCAGGTTGTTGAAAATGCAAAAACCGCTGGCCCGGTCTGGCAGAGCGTGATGTCCTGGAGGCCGGATCAAGGCAAAAGCCGCCTCGCACCGGCCAGACATAAGGGCATCCAGGGCCTGAAGGCAGCCACCTACAGCCAGAAAGGCGGCCATATATGTCTTGGGGCTGGCCGGCGTGTCGGGCGACAGGTGGGTGAACTCATACTCGGCAGTCTTGAGGATTTTTTCAATATAAATTGGAGTATGAACCAGTTCCAGCACGTCCATAGCCGCTGGCTCGGGCTTGATATTGGTCAATGTACCCGAAAAATTCGTGTCCAGCATCTGATGGATAGCCTTTAAACGGTTGGGGTGTTCAAGGCTTACCAAGCCGGTCTTATGTTCTAAAAAACGATCATCTCTGATGGTACAAACTCTAGACGCCATACTTCCAATCACAACCTCAAAATCATAGTGCGCTCCCAGCTCCCGCTTCCATGAAACTGGAAGTTGAACTTCTTATATAAACCAATCGCCCTCAGATTATAGCTTTCCACGGTCAGCCACACGAGTTCAAGTCCAAGCTCGATAGCCTTATCCCGTCCCGCCTGAGTGAGTTCCGTGCCTAGACCCCGGTTTCTAAAAGGCTCACTGACAAAGATCATAAACTCAGCGTCTTTCTTTTTTAAATCCGGCAGAAGGGCAGCATGACCGACCACCTCGTTGTCCTTCCAGATTAAAAAGTTCACCCCGTTCTCAAGAAGGCCGTGCACCCACTCTCGGCGGATCTGGCTGTTTTCCGGAGGCAAACCCTGAAGCGCCCTCTTCGGTTCAAACAGGTCGTACATCTTTAAAAGATATTGAAAATCGCTCTTATCACAGAGCCCAACCTCAAAGATGCTGCCCGTTTTGTCCAGAAATTTCGTTCGAAGGCAAACTGTGTCCATAAACAACTCTGGTAAAAAGATAGAATTACACGCCTGAACCTAAGACCTCTTTAACACTCCCTAACAAATTACAATGAACGGCCGATCTCTTATTAATAATGATGCTACCTTCTTTCCGGTCAACCGCGATCTTTAATCAAATCCTCTATGGCCGCCGGATCGGCCAGGGTCGAAATGTCATCCAGTTGATCAAACTGCCCCAGTGCGATCTTGTGGAGTAAGCGATGCAGGATTTTGCCGCTCAGAGTCTTGGGTAGTGAGGATGCAAATTTAACCATGTGAATTGTGGCAATCGGCCCAATCTTCAAACGAACCAGATCAACTAACTCCTGCTTCAGTTCATCAGACCTGGTCGCGCCGGTGTTAAGTGTAACAAAGGCCCAAATACACTGCCCTCGATCCGGGTCTGGCACTCCCACCACCGCCGCCTCAGCAACCTGATCGTGCTGGACCAGAGCGGATTCAAATTCAGCCGTGCCCAGGCGGTGGTTGGAAACGGTAATGACATCATCAAAGCGGCCCAAGATCCAGTAATACCCATCCTCATCCACCCTGGCTTCATCGCCGGTGAAAAACAGGTTTGGAACGATGGAAAAGTAAGTTTCCTTGAACTGGTAATGGTTGTTATAGACCGTGCGGGCCATACCGGGCCACGGCCTTTTAATGAAAAGCGCTCCTTCCTGATCAGGATACTGAATCTCTGCGCCGGTATTCAGATCAAGAATAACCGGTTCAACCCCAAAGAAAGGCAAGGCGCATGAACCGGGTTTCAGGGGTGTCACTCCGGGTAAGGGTGTAATCATGTGGCCGCCCGTTTCGGTCTGCCACCACGTATCCATGATAGGCGCCCAATCCCGGCCGATATGATGGTAATACCACTTCCATGCCTCCGGCGTTATGGGTTCACCCACTGTACCCAGAAGTTTGAGAGAGGTGATGTCATGTCTTTCAACATACTCGCCGCTCTCCTTAGCTAAAGAGCGTATAACATCAGGAGTAGTATAAAGCTTTTCCACCTTATACTTTTCCACGATCTGCCAGCAGCGATCAAAATTCGGGTAGAGAGGCACACCCTCGAATAGCACGCTGGTCAGGCCATTAAGCAGGGGCCCATAGACGGAGTATGTGTGACCGGTGATCCAGTCAATATTTGCCATGCACCAAAAGATTTCGTTCTCTTTCAGGTCAAAGACCAGCCTGGTGGTCATGGCGGCGTAAAGCAGATAGCCGCCGTGGGTGTGGACCATTCCTTTGGGCTTGCCTGTGCTCCCACTTGTGTGAAGAATAAATAAAGGGTCTTCTGCGTCCATAGGTTCAGGCGGAATAAAATCAGGCAGGTTCGCATCGGCCACGGCTTCCTGCCACCAGACTTCATGGGCTGATTCAAGGCCATGGTTCAACCCACGGCGACCATAAACGATAACGGTTTCCACTTCAGGAGACCGCTTCATAGCCTCATCAACGACAGTCTTAAGCGGAATCCACTTGCCGCCACGATACCCTCCATCGGCCGTCAGAACCACTTTGGCTCCGCAATCTTTTATACGGCTGGCCAGGGTTTCGGCACTGAGTCCAACAAAGACCGCGCAATGGATTGCGCCGATACGGCTGCAGGCCAGCAAGCTCACAGGCAGCTCCACAATCATGGGAAGGTAAATGACGACGCGGTCGCCCTTTTGAACTCCTCTGGACTTCAGCACCGCCGCCAGTTTGTTCACCTGCTGATAAAGATCCTGATAGGTAACGACGCCGGATTCCTCAGGATCATCTCCCTCCCAGTAATAGGCAACCCTGTCCCGCAGGCGAGGGAGATGCCGGTCGAGACAATTATAGCTAGCGTTGAGGACTCCGCCGCCAAACCATTCAAACCGGGCTTCCTCGAAATCGGCTTTCAGAACAAAATCCCACGGCTTATCCCAGGTCAGATATTTCTCAGCCTGTTCCGCCCAAAACGCCTCAGGTTCTTGCAGAGACTTCCGGTAAAGAATATCGTATTCCTTAAGGCTTTTAATGTGGGCGAACTCCTGAAACTCTTCTAAATGAGCGTCATACCACTTTAAAGTGTCTTTCATGCCTCAATTTCCCGTACTCGATTTCTGCTAAATAGAAGCGAAATCCTGTTATTGCTTGACATCCAAGTAAAAGAATACCCTCATCCTCTTATGCCTGCAAGCAGAATCATTTTAAGTTTCTGAAGGTTGAAACGAGGGAAGGGCTCTGAATTCGTGAAAAAATTGAAGGAACTATGGGCGCGTTCATAGATTTCACGCACCGATCGGTTGTGGACTAGCCGGCGTCCGGATCGCCTGGAAGTGAAGAACATTTAATGGCTCATGTAAAAAAAAATTCAAGCTGTTAGCCTTTTATGAGAGGGGGTGACAAGAGCAATCCCGAACGGTTACGTATGTTACATTATCAGTGCATCTAAGTTATTAACAACTTTGATGCGATGAAGGCCGCCTTCATCTTTATGGGAGGTTATCTAAGAAACATCAGATGCAATGATAAGTTAGGGAATCCTTAAAGTTGGTATTTAGAGATAGCATAACCCAGTTGGTCTTCAATAATCCAGAGGAAATATTGCAGTATGACTGCTGCTGAAAATCTATCCTATCCAAGCGAGTTGGATTTCATATTCTCGGCGAAGCCTTGACATGAGCTGTATTGAGTTATTTTTTCTGCTTGCTTTTTTCAACTAAATCTAAATAATCCCTGTAGCTGATGATGACCGAAACGGGTTTGCCATGACGGTCCACCACAAACCTTTTGCCTTCCACTGACGTTTGATGAAGGATTTCTCCAAAAATCACCTTGGCTTTGGTAGCTGCGATCGGTTCCAAATCCTCGATTTTAATTTTTGTCAAAGGTATAACCTCTTTAAAACCTTTAATCTCTTAGATGCTTATCTATATTCCTACAATATGTCTTTAAAATCAATCTCTTTTTTAGATCCGGGCTATTGATCTCTTAGAGGCCATACCGGCGGAGCATTTGTCGAAGGTGGCGAGCTTAAGGTCCTCTCTTTAGCCGGGCCTGTCTGACATCAAAATGGTTGAGAGAATATGAGTAAATATTTTAGGGGGCTTCTAAAATTGAGCCGTTAAAATAGCTTCGTCTAGAAAATCTGTGGGTGAACGATTGAGCCCATTTGAGATAACAAACTGTTTTTTCATAGAAAATTATACGTCAGGAGCAAATATTTTTCAGTCTCAGATGATAAGCGTTGGCCGGTTCGGCGGTGCGATGAGAATGGGCCTCTAAAAAGCTCGTCGGAATTGCGCCGCCGAACCGGCCGGCGCTCCGGAGATAAAAATATGGTTTGACAACACACAGATTTTTTCAAAGAACCAAAAAATAATTTGTCAAGGGTGAACGATGTGGGCGCCTTCACCCCTGACAAGTCAACTAAACAAAGGCCGCCTCAATTAAGCGCCTCCTGATTTACTAATACATTAAAAAGTAACAAATTGTTTTATTTCTTAATCAAGATTATTTCCCTGCACTGGCTTAAAAGCTCTAGTCAGACGTTTGGCTCGGCCCCCTTTCAGCTTGGTTTGTTGCGACAGTCGACACCATAGGGGCTATCATTTCTTCAATCGGGCCCTTACGTCTTTTCAGGGTCAGAGCCAGGCCGGCGCCCACCAGGAGCATGATCCCGGCCAGGATGAATGAGGAATCAAAGCTGCCTGTGGCTGTCTTGAGCATCTGGGATAGCCGCCCCATGACAAAACCGCCCACTCCCCAGGCTGTGAAAACCAAGCCGTAGTTTATGCCAAAGTCCCGAAGGCCCCAGTAATCCTTGGTAAAGGAGGGGAAGAGTGCGAGATTGGTGCCATAGTTGAATCCGATTATGGTTGTCAGCACAACCAAGGCCACGGCACTGTTGACTTTCATCAGGGGGATGGCGATAAACATGAGCACGGCCTGAAATGTCAGCATGATGACCAGTGTTAACTTGCGGCCGATGCGGTCGGAGATAATTCCAGCCAGGATGCGACCGGAGGCGTTGCCCACGGCCATCAAGGCCACGACCAGGAAAGCCATTTCGCCGAGGCTCTTTTTAGCCATGCCTGCCACCGAGCCGATGACCATCAGCCCTGCCCCAGCGCCGATGAAATAGGACAGCCATATGATATAGAATGATCCTGTCTTTAGCATCTGACCCGGACTGAAAGCGTCTTCTAAAACCGGGGCAGCCGGGTTTGTGTCCGCCGTCGAGGTGCCGGGCACATAGCCTTGGGGAGGGTTTGTCAAAAGAAGGGCCAGGCCGCAGACGACGATAAAAAAGGCCACGCCAAAAAATAGCATTGCACTTTGCAGTCCCCAGACGCCAACGAGATATTTGGACAATGGGGCGATGTACACCGAGGCCAGGCCGAATCCCGATACAACCAGTCCAGCAATGAGACCGGTCCTGGCCGGGGGGAACCATTTCAGGGCCGGAGGTGTGGCCGAGGCGTATCCAAAGCCGATGCCAACGCCTGCCAGCACCCCGAATCCTAAAATCCAAACAATATAGCTGGCCGTTTGAGAAATCCAGATGAATCCGATTCCAACCAGAATTCCTCCGATGATGGCGGTGATACGCGGTCCAATTTTATCCTGACACTTGCCTGCCAGAATCATGGTAAAAGCAAAAACGATGCAGCATATGGCATAAGGGTCGTTCAAAGAGGCTGGAGACCAATTGAAGCTGCCCGGCCCACCGGTCTCGATGGATTTCTTGATAGCTTCCTTAAAAATGGACCAGGTATAGAGAATCCCCAAAGCCAGGTTGATCCCTGTACCGGAAAACGTGACAACCCAACCCCTGTTCCGGCTCGCTGAGGTCATATCTTTCCCCTTTCTGAAGGTTGTTCAGGTTGGTGGGCCAGGACCATCAAGGTCCCGGCCCCTGGGAATCACTCTTGTAGGCTCTGACGTCCTTCGATCAAGGCTTGCAGGACCTCGGGATCGGCGATGGTTGAGGTATCGCCAAGGTCGGTTGTTATCCCGGCAGCGATCTTCTGAAGGATGCGGCGCATAATTTTGCCGCTGCGGGTCTTAGGCAGGCCGCTGGCCCACTGGATCACGTCAGGATTGGCAATGGGTCCAATCTCCTTTCTAACAAGCTGTACAAGCTCTTTTTTCAGTTCCTCCGAAGGCTCAACCCCCGTGTTCAGAGTAACAAAGGCATAGATGCCTTGGCCCTTGATCTTGTGGGGGAAGCCAACGACCGCGGCTTCGGCTACCTCAGCATGGAGAACCAGAGCCGATTCGATTTCCGCGGTGCCGAGGCGGTGGCCGGAGACGTTGATGACGTCATCAATGCGGCCGATGATCCAGAAGTAACCATCCTCGTCCTGCTTGGCTCCATCGCCGGTGAAGTACATGCCAGGCGCCTGGCTGAAGTAGACCTCCTTAAATCGCTCGTGGTCGCCGTATAGCGTCCGCGCTATGCCTGGCCAGGAGCGTTTGATGAACAGAGCCCCTTCCTGGTTCGGGTATTGAACGGGCTCACCAGTCTCAATGTCCATTATGACCGGCTCTACGCCAAAGAAAGGGAACGAGCAGGAGCCGGGCTTAATCGGCCCCACACCGGGCAGAGGGGTAATGAGGATGCTGCCTGTCTCGGTCTGCCACCAGGTGTCCATAATCGGACACCAATCCCGGCCAATGTAATGATAGTACCATCTCCAGGCCTCGGGATTGATTGGCTCGCCCACGGTCCCAAGAAGCTTGAGCGTGGAAACATCATGTTTCTGCGCCAACTCCGCCCCCTCTTTGGCAATGGCCCGGATGGCCGTGGGCGCGGTGTAAAACTTATTGACTTTATATTTTTCCACCACGGCCCAGAAACGATCGAAGGCCGGGTATGAGGGGACGCCTTCGAACAGGACCGATGTCAGACCTTCGATCAGAGGACCGTAAACAATGTAAGTATGGCCGGTGACCCAGCCAATGTCCGCGGTGCACCACCAGACTTCATCATCTTTGAGATCGAAAACAAGCCTGACCGTCATGGCCGCCTGCAAGAGGTAGCCAGCGTGCGTATGAAGGACCCCTTTGGGCTTGCCAGTGGAACCGGAAGTATAAAGGATAAACAGCGGATCCTCAGCATCCATGCGTTCGGGCTCGACGTAATCGGGCAAGTCGGGCTGAGCCAGCGCTTCGTGCCACCAAACATCCAGGTCCGAATTAACATTAATATCCAGATCACAATGCTTATAAATAAGAACCGCCTCAACTTCGGAAACCCCTTCTAACGCTTTATCCACGTTTGCCTTAAGGGGGATGGCCCTGCCACCCCGGAAGCCGCCGTCCGCAGTGATGATGATGCGCGGTTTACAATCCTCGATCCGGTCGGCCAGGGACTCGGCGCTGAAACCTCCAAAGACCACAGAGTGGATAGCCCCGATTCTGGCACAAGCCAGCATGGCAACTGGTAATTGAAGGATCATAGGCATGTAGATAATGATCCGGTCGCCTTTATTAATACCCCGGGACTTCAAAAAGGCGGCCAGCTTATTAACCCGCTCATATAAATCCCGGTAGGTGATAGCTTCTGATTTCTCCGGGTCATCACCCTCCCAGTGATAGGCCACCTTATTTCCTATCTTATCCAGATGGCGGTCGAGACAGTCGTATGACGCGTTTAACATCCCACCGCCGAACCATTCAATATTGCCTTCATATAAGTCTTCGCGCAACACGAAGTCCCACTCCTTGAACCAGGTGAGGTGTTTTTTCGCCTGCTCAGCCCAAAAGGTATCCGGGTCTTCCAATGACTGCCGGTACATTTCCTCATACTGTTCCTTGCTGTTCACATAAGCAACTTTTCTATACTCGTCCAGATGGACGTCATACCATTTCTGTTCGGTTTCCATACATTCCTCCTCCTTTCAGGTTTAACCTTATATATATCGCTTTACCAAACGTCAATAGCTAAAGATTGACCAAGCAAGGAAAGTAAATTACATCCAAGCCGGTCACTCTGTCGCCATAACATTATTGAAAAAGGTTTTTCCATAACCACGGAATCATCTGTTCATAATAACCCGCTCTGTAAAGGCACAGGGGCTGAAGTTAAAATTCGCGGCTATCTGTCAAAATGGCCCCTGTGCACCTGCCTCAAATCGTCACTAATGACAAACCGAGCCCCAGAGTCAAACCTCGCTGGCTCAGATATGAGAGAAAATTCATTGCAGGCTTGGCCTGGCCTTATTAAATCAGCCTCTTTATCCAATACCTCCCCCTGACTGTGCGTTTGATCGAACACGGTGCTAGGCCGCATCGCTCTGTTTATCTCTGTTAAGACGACACTATCACCCTGTGTTGTTTTTCGCCAGTCTCCATCCCAGTTTAAGCAAAACCCAGGCCAAGAAACCTCTACCGAACGCCTGACACTAACTAATTTTTATTAGTGAACTACCACCGAGCGAGCTCGGTGGCTCCTAGGCCGAACAAGTTCGGCTGATCGCTGTGTGCTGACTATGCCAGCACACTACGATTATTATGGGACTCGCTGTCCCCTAAAACCCCTGCTCATAGCGGATGCCATTCATCCCACAAGCAAGCTTGTGGGTTTTCTGGCATAATTATATATAATGATCTTTATTCATCTTAGCATCCTCGTTATCGTGGTTGTCTCGATATTCATATCAAGACACCTGATTAAAAAACTTTTTACAACCCGTAAAAAAAGCTGACACCTTAACTAACCTTGGTTTGGAGCATCGCACCTCACTCCCAAAAAAAACAAATAATTATATATATTAAGAAGTTGGTAATCTAAAGGCGTGTAATTCCCTGCCAAAACAATCGCTCTGGCACAAGCCGGCCATAACTACCGCCCAGGTATCACAGTCTTATCTATCTGATATCTAATTTATTTTAATGTTTGGCACTTATGCCTTTTCGGTAATATCAACCATCTCCTTGGCATAGATTTTGATAAAATACCAAAATAGATAGGGCTTCATGACATGCCTCCACCCTGCTGAGCTAGAACTGAAAAGCGGGATTTCTGAAGATCATAAAGGGGCCTTATCGAGTATTGAAAACCGTGCCTGGCGTGCCAGGATCAAATTTTTTCTTGATTGCTTTAGAGGAGGAAGATTCGATGTTACAAGGGGCAGCCTTGAATTCGGAAAAAGTCAAGGAGCAGGAATTCACGGCTGAAGAGCTGGCCGCTGTTGATACTATCATTGAGCGCTACAAACTGAAACCCGGATCACTCATCCCTATTCTGGAGGAGATTCAGGAAACCATTGGATACCTTCCGAAATTAATTCAAAAGAGGGTCGCCCTTGACCTGAAAATTCCTTTCACTGAAGTATACGGGGTCGTTACCTTCTACTCATTTTTTACGATGGCGCCCAGAGGCAGGCATACCATTCGAGTTTGTCTGGGCACGGCTTGCTATGTCCGGGGAGGCCAAAAGAACCTTGACATGCTTACTAAAATCTTAAAAGTGGCTCCCGGGGAAACTACTGATGATAGACGTTTTTCGCTGGAAACAGTCCGTTGCCTGGGGGCATGCGGTTTAGCCCCCACCATGATCATTGATAACGATACTTATCGCCAGGTGAAATCTTCCAGGCTCTCCGACATCATCAAGGACTACGACTGATCAAGGAGCAAACTGATGTTAAAGCTGAAGGTAAAGGATCTCGACCGAATGAAAAAGGAGGTCCTTAAATCGTCGGCCTTGAAGGCGGCAAATAAAAAGGCCCGAATCACAGTGCATATGGGAACCTGCGGCATCTCCTCCGGTGCAGATAAAATTTATAAAACACTTAAGGCAGAGCTGGATCGCTCAGGAAGTGATGGAATCTCCATCGTTACCTCCGGATGCGCTGGTATCTGCAACAAAGAACCACTGATCACGGTAGAGAGACTGGGAGAGGAGCCCATCAAGTACGCGGAATTAACCGAGGAAAAAGCTCGGGAAATCTTTCAAAAGCATGTCTTGAACGGACAGTTGCAGACCGACTGGGTATTTGCCAGGGGATGGGAACAAAAGGATAAGGATTTTAAAAAGCCGCCTAAACCTGGTACTGAGGACATCTCTTCTATCCACGACATCCCGTTCTTCGACTTGCAGGAACTCCGTGTCATGCGAAACCGCGGTCTGATTCAGGCGGAGAGTATCGAGGAATACATTGCCAGGGATGGATACGCCGCAGCAGCCAAGGCCCTGCACAAGATGACCCCTGATGAGATCATCGGCGAGATAAAGGAGTCCGGGCTGAGAGGTCGTGGAGGGGCTGGATTTCCTACCGGCATGAAACTGGAATTTACAGCCAGATCAAAAGGAGAAATCAAGTTCGTCCTGTGTAACGCTGATGAAGGCGACCCTGGAGCCTTTATGGATCGTTGTGTCTTAGAGTCTGACCCCCATGCGGTCATCGAAGGCATGATTATCGCGGCCAGAGCCATCGGGGCTCACCAGGGCTATATCTACTGCCGCGCGGAATATCCGTTAGCGGTCAAGATGTTGAATCTCGCCATCGAAAAGGCCCGAAACTACGGGCTTCTGGGCAACGATATCCTTGAATCCGGATTCGCATTTGATCTCGAAGTTTATCGTGGCGCTGGCGCCTTTGTCTGCGGCGAGGAAACGGCGCTCATGACCTCCATTGAAGGCAAACGAGGCGTGCCCAGGCCCAGGCCGCCTTTTCCCGCTGTCCAGGGCCTGTGGAAGAAACCCACGGTGCTCAATAACGTTGAAACCCTAGCCAACATTGCCCAAATCATTCTCCACGGCGGTAAATGGTACGCCAGCCTCGGCACCCAGAGGAGCAAGGGGACCAAGGTCTTTGCCCTCACTGGAGATGTCAATAATGTGGGACTCGTGGAAGTGCCTATGGGGATGCCAATTGGGACCATTATTTATGACATCGGGGGAGGTATTCCCAATGGAAAACGGTTCAAGGCGGTTCAGTTAGGCGGTCCTTCTGGCGGGTGCATACCGACTGAGCATCTCAATGCGCCAGTGGACTACGAATCTATTATAGACCTGGGCGCTATCGTCGGATCGGGCGGCATGATCGTCATGGACGAGGATAAGTGCCTCGTGGACGTGGCCCGATTCTTCATGGAATTTTGTGTCGAGGAATCCTGCGGGAAATGCACGGCCTGCCGGGTGGGCACCCGGAAGATGCTGGAGATATTGACCAGAATCTGTGAGGGACAAGGCAGGGAAGGCGACATTGAAACCCTGGAGAAGTGGGCTGAAATCGTTCAAAACACGGCCCTGTGCGGCCTGGGACAGACGGCGCCCAATCCGGTATTGTCCACCCTTCGCTACTTTCGGGATGAGTACGAAGCCCATATCCGTGATAAGCGATGCCCGGCGGTGGTATG
This DNA window, taken from Deltaproteobacteria bacterium, encodes the following:
- a CDS encoding AMP-binding protein gives rise to the protein MKARIAAQNPDANLKNYELAYRTFSWKEEEKYFSWHKTGKINIVYEAIDRWTEDPDKRDRNALIFENAGQVQYFTYQDLKEKSSQLANLMIEHGLEAGDRFFIFLPMCAEIYIAMLACARLGVIFSPLYSTFNYAELEVRLRNAEPRAILTHPDLAERLPDDAMEGVEYVYLTEGPALGHFPQEIILKDHLQRFENECPPRWLPADAPLYLIYTSGAAGPPNAMVHAHRDMVGHMVTGRDVLDLTEDSVLWTDGDPAWVTGTVYSVFCPWLCGVTSVVQGDPFSASTWYRTLERHHVSVWYTTPQRIKGLVEAGEDLPDRYDLSALRHIATGGRSLAPEYFFWVKKNLKLSPHENWWMAETGMICLANFPSLECKPGSMGRPVPGVEAVIVSDDGEPLPILTMGELAFKLDWPAMMTGIWRNEKRFNKYLRFKGWFLTGDLAVRDEDGYFFHQGRNDDLVKVGDKLVGPFEVEQVLCHHPAVSEAAVISMISRPIQPYIKAFVTVEQGYTPSNRLSQEIKEFVKANLSSEIPLLEVAFLKELPKTRSGRILRRVLRARELGLPTGDPLSMRD
- a CDS encoding histone deacetylase translates to MASRVCTIRDDRFLEHKTGLVSLEHPNRLKAIHQMLDTNFSGTLTNIKPEPAAMDVLELVHTPIYIEKILKTAEYEFTHLSPDTPASPKTYMAAFLAVGGCLQALDALMSGRCEAAFALIRPPGHHALPDRASGFCIFNNLGVTALQALCVYGLDRILIVDWDIHHGNALQRLFYNQKEIFYFSSHYVFTFPQTGAWEDAGQGPGLGYTVNVPLFKNLGDEDILHCYRDILGPIIRNYRPQIILVAAGFDGHRDDPLGRTDFTEQGYGWLTQLIMDLAAEVGDPPILLALEGGYDLKALAGSVREVLRALIAEEPRAELPHPFTPQGEELVTKAARIHAEYGVWADRSIRQETSKNRRML
- a CDS encoding GNAT family N-acetyltransferase encodes the protein MDTVCLRTKFLDKTGSIFEVGLCDKSDFQYLLKMYDLFEPKRALQGLPPENSQIRREWVHGLLENGVNFLIWKDNEVVGHAALLPDLKKKDAEFMIFVSEPFRNRGLGTELTQAGRDKAIELGLELVWLTVESYNLRAIGLYKKFNFQFHGSGSWERTMILRL
- the acs gene encoding acetate--CoA ligase, giving the protein MKDTLKWYDAHLEEFQEFAHIKSLKEYDILYRKSLQEPEAFWAEQAEKYLTWDKPWDFVLKADFEEARFEWFGGGVLNASYNCLDRHLPRLRDRVAYYWEGDDPEESGVVTYQDLYQQVNKLAAVLKSRGVQKGDRVVIYLPMIVELPVSLLACSRIGAIHCAVFVGLSAETLASRIKDCGAKVVLTADGGYRGGKWIPLKTVVDEAMKRSPEVETVIVYGRRGLNHGLESAHEVWWQEAVADANLPDFIPPEPMDAEDPLFILHTSGSTGKPKGMVHTHGGYLLYAAMTTRLVFDLKENEIFWCMANIDWITGHTYSVYGPLLNGLTSVLFEGVPLYPNFDRCWQIVEKYKVEKLYTTPDVIRSLAKESGEYVERHDITSLKLLGTVGEPITPEAWKWYYHHIGRDWAPIMDTWWQTETGGHMITPLPGVTPLKPGSCALPFFGVEPVILDLNTGAEIQYPDQEGALFIKRPWPGMARTVYNNHYQFKETYFSIVPNLFFTGDEARVDEDGYYWILGRFDDVITVSNHRLGTAEFESALVQHDQVAEAAVVGVPDPDRGQCIWAFVTLNTGATRSDELKQELVDLVRLKIGPIATIHMVKFASSLPKTLSGKILHRLLHKIALGQFDQLDDISTLADPAAIEDLIKDRG
- a CDS encoding type II toxin-antitoxin system prevent-host-death family antitoxin; its protein translation is MTKIKIEDLEPIAATKAKVIFGEILHQTSVEGKRFVVDRHGKPVSVIISYRDYLDLVEKSKQKK
- a CDS encoding OFA family MFS transporter encodes the protein MTSASRNRGWVVTFSGTGINLALGILYTWSIFKEAIKKSIETGGPGSFNWSPASLNDPYAICCIVFAFTMILAGKCQDKIGPRITAIIGGILVGIGFIWISQTASYIVWILGFGVLAGVGIGFGYASATPPALKWFPPARTGLIAGLVVSGFGLASVYIAPLSKYLVGVWGLQSAMLFFGVAFFIVVCGLALLLTNPPQGYVPGTSTADTNPAAPVLEDAFSPGQMLKTGSFYIIWLSYFIGAGAGLMVIGSVAGMAKKSLGEMAFLVVALMAVGNASGRILAGIISDRIGRKLTLVIMLTFQAVLMFIAIPLMKVNSAVALVVLTTIIGFNYGTNLALFPSFTKDYWGLRDFGINYGLVFTAWGVGGFVMGRLSQMLKTATGSFDSSFILAGIMLLVGAGLALTLKRRKGPIEEMIAPMVSTVATNQAERGPSQTSD